Proteins from a genomic interval of Criblamydia sequanensis CRIB-18:
- a CDS encoding NfeD family protein, whose protein sequence is MIKPLVHILFVILFSSFGNLAFSEISINPKDSFLIQDGLVKQLQEHILIQEGNNRIGYIEIADRSSSISQATWLYVKSAIDFYKKNKPDFILLKLNTPGGEVFASQKIGDALKELDVQLGIPTVAYIDNWAISAGALIAYSCRFIVATEDASMGAAEPVLVGESGEMKSASEKVNSAIRTDFANRARFFGRNADIAEAMVDKDLILVLRGGKVIRLDSEDEIIKTGADKDKIISAKGKLLTLSAEEMFRFGVADIVLKSRKLNEITEEEKKAGVWAFSKELLSEAPFFKEIPNAFIHAYKMDWKTQFFYILASPMVASLLMLGLIVGFYLEFTTPGFGLPGTLALTCLILIILSSFSLEIASSLELILLVAGIILFILEFALLPTGGLLAFIGALFFLGGLLGLLLPGIGGVDYEFDTNTFNAAGEAVMSKLGLFSATLIASIAIIALISRFITPRLMGVSKFVLQGHEQDAKNGYFAGIDPLHLPKLGERGKVLSTLRPAGKIQIGEEIYDAMTTGAYIEKGESIVIEKVDGNILYVARED, encoded by the coding sequence ATGATAAAGCCTTTAGTTCATATTCTCTTTGTTATTTTATTCTCAAGCTTTGGGAACTTGGCTTTCTCTGAAATTTCAATAAATCCTAAGGATTCTTTTTTAATTCAAGACGGCTTAGTAAAACAGCTTCAAGAGCATATTCTAATTCAAGAAGGCAATAATCGAATCGGTTATATAGAAATTGCCGATCGATCAAGCTCGATTAGTCAAGCCACATGGCTTTATGTAAAATCCGCCATAGATTTTTATAAGAAAAATAAGCCTGATTTTATTCTTTTGAAGTTAAACACCCCTGGCGGTGAAGTTTTTGCGTCCCAAAAGATAGGAGACGCATTAAAAGAGCTAGACGTGCAGCTAGGAATACCAACTGTTGCCTATATTGATAACTGGGCCATCTCTGCAGGCGCTTTAATTGCGTATTCCTGCCGTTTTATTGTGGCAACAGAAGATGCAAGCATGGGGGCTGCAGAACCTGTTCTTGTTGGAGAGTCAGGGGAGATGAAGTCCGCTTCCGAGAAAGTCAATTCTGCCATACGAACAGATTTTGCCAATCGCGCCAGATTTTTTGGCAGAAATGCTGATATTGCCGAAGCTATGGTGGATAAGGATTTGATTTTAGTCCTGCGTGGCGGGAAAGTGATTCGACTAGATAGCGAAGATGAAATTATTAAAACAGGCGCTGACAAAGATAAAATTATTTCTGCAAAAGGGAAACTATTAACCCTGTCGGCAGAAGAGATGTTTCGCTTTGGCGTGGCAGATATTGTTTTAAAAAGCCGAAAGCTTAATGAAATTACAGAAGAAGAAAAAAAGGCCGGGGTATGGGCTTTTTCAAAAGAGCTATTAAGTGAAGCGCCCTTTTTTAAAGAAATTCCAAACGCCTTTATCCATGCTTACAAAATGGATTGGAAAACCCAATTTTTCTATATCCTTGCAAGTCCTATGGTCGCCTCTTTACTAATGCTTGGACTTATTGTCGGCTTCTATTTGGAATTTACAACACCCGGTTTTGGCTTGCCAGGAACACTTGCTTTAACTTGCCTCATATTAATCATTCTCTCAAGCTTTTCTTTAGAAATCGCCTCCTCGCTTGAACTGATTTTATTAGTAGCCGGAATTATTCTCTTTATCCTTGAATTTGCGCTGCTTCCAACAGGAGGGCTTCTAGCCTTTATCGGAGCTTTATTTTTTCTTGGCGGACTTCTTGGACTATTGCTACCCGGCATTGGTGGAGTCGACTATGAATTTGACACGAATACCTTTAATGCGGCCGGGGAAGCTGTAATGAGCAAGCTTGGACTTTTCTCAGCCACGCTTATCGCAAGCATTGCCATTATTGCACTGATCAGCCGATTTATTACCCCTCGTCTTATGGGCGTTAGCAAGTTTGTCTTACAAGGTCATGAGCAAGACGCTAAAAATGGGTATTTTGCCGGAATCGATCCTCTGCACCTTCCAAAATTGGGAGAGCGAGGAAAAGTTCTATCGACATTAAGGCCTGCCGGCAAAATTCAGATAGGCGAAGAAATTTATGATGCCATGACAACCGGAGCATATATTGAAAAAGGGGAGTCCATAGTCATTGAAAAAGTGGATGGCAACATTCTTTATGTGGCCAGGGAGGATTGA
- the hemL gene encoding glutamate-1-semialdehyde 2,1-aminomutase, whose protein sequence is MDKRNRSEMVFEKLKEVIPGGVNSPGRAFRGLLTPPIIAKRGEGALLYDEEEESYIDYCSSWGSLIHGHAHPVIVESATKQLQAGSSFGMTTAIEEKLARKIRDRIPSIDKIRFVSSGTEATMSAIRLARGFTGRDGIIKFKGHYHGHSDYLLVQAGSFVLDVNQTATSKGIPQDFIRHTYVLPFNHTEAVRAFLREKGKQIACIILEPIAGNMGVIPTSHEFMAMLREETEKNGTLLIFDEVITGFRVSFRGAQSLYPEKPDLTCFGKIIGGGFPAAAFGGREDIMNHLAPNGEVYQAGTLSGNPVAMEAGYAALSLTEADHFYEELERKTDLLTLPIIQYIKDNNLNACLNRQGSMMTLFFGNKKVESFDDIQSLDGPAFQKFFKFLVDKKILISPAQQEASFISMAHSDEQLVYTREVILEFLNLWKEDALNQEMACCAEMMS, encoded by the coding sequence ATGGATAAGAGAAATAGAAGTGAAATGGTATTCGAAAAATTAAAAGAGGTCATCCCTGGCGGGGTGAATTCACCCGGAAGAGCTTTTAGGGGATTATTAACACCTCCGATCATCGCTAAAAGAGGAGAAGGGGCTCTTCTTTATGATGAGGAAGAAGAAAGCTATATTGATTATTGCAGCTCTTGGGGATCGCTTATCCATGGACATGCCCATCCGGTGATTGTTGAATCGGCCACTAAGCAGCTTCAAGCCGGATCAAGTTTTGGGATGACTACGGCTATTGAAGAAAAACTGGCAAGAAAAATTCGGGATCGAATCCCCTCAATTGATAAAATTCGTTTCGTCTCCTCTGGAACAGAAGCTACTATGAGCGCTATTCGATTAGCGAGGGGTTTTACCGGCAGGGATGGCATCATCAAATTCAAGGGTCATTATCATGGACATTCAGACTATTTACTTGTCCAGGCAGGCTCTTTTGTATTGGATGTTAATCAAACAGCAACCTCAAAAGGGATTCCGCAAGATTTTATCCGGCATACCTATGTTCTTCCATTTAACCATACTGAAGCTGTGAGAGCTTTTTTAAGAGAGAAGGGAAAACAAATAGCTTGTATTATTTTAGAGCCCATCGCAGGAAATATGGGTGTTATCCCGACAAGCCATGAATTTATGGCAATGCTCAGGGAAGAAACTGAAAAAAACGGCACTCTTTTGATTTTTGACGAGGTCATAACAGGCTTTAGGGTTAGTTTTAGAGGGGCTCAATCCCTTTATCCGGAAAAGCCTGATTTAACTTGCTTTGGCAAAATAATAGGAGGCGGGTTTCCAGCGGCAGCTTTTGGCGGAAGAGAAGATATCATGAACCATTTGGCTCCGAATGGAGAAGTTTATCAAGCGGGGACATTGTCCGGAAATCCTGTGGCGATGGAAGCCGGCTATGCAGCTCTTTCCTTGACGGAAGCCGATCATTTTTATGAGGAGCTTGAAAGAAAAACAGATTTATTAACTCTGCCTATCATTCAATACATTAAAGATAACAATCTTAACGCCTGCTTAAATAGGCAAGGCTCCATGATGACCCTTTTTTTTGGAAATAAAAAGGTGGAGTCCTTCGATGATATTCAATCTTTAGATGGTCCGGCTTTTCAAAAATTTTTTAAATTTTTGGTCGATAAAAAAATCTTAATTTCGCCGGCTCAACAAGAAGCTTCTTTTATTTCCATGGCACATAGTGATGAGCAGTTAGTCTATACAAGAGAAGTTATATTGGAATTTCTTAATCTTTGGAAAGAAGATGCCCTTAATCAAGAAATGGCTTGCTGTGCAGAAATGATGTCTTAA
- a CDS encoding 23S rRNA (pseudouridine(1915)-N(3))-methyltransferase RlmH — protein MLKIKILSIGKTKETWLEEALSLYFKRLESQVIIETEWLKNDDLLEKAVLKEKFAIALDSTGPSMKSEEFASFLKKGFEEGGSRIAFVIGGATGLPLCIKNKYPLLSLSSLTLTHQMVRLLLVEQIYRSFEIWKGSGYHK, from the coding sequence ATGTTAAAAATAAAAATATTATCAATCGGAAAGACCAAAGAAACTTGGCTCGAAGAAGCCTTATCTCTTTATTTTAAAAGGCTGGAAAGTCAGGTAATTATCGAAACAGAGTGGTTAAAAAACGATGACCTTCTTGAAAAAGCTGTTTTAAAAGAAAAATTCGCTATTGCGTTAGACTCTACGGGTCCCTCTATGAAAAGCGAAGAGTTCGCTTCATTTTTAAAAAAAGGATTTGAGGAAGGCGGAAGCCGCATCGCTTTTGTGATAGGCGGAGCGACAGGCCTTCCTCTATGCATAAAGAATAAATACCCACTATTAAGCCTTTCCTCTCTAACGCTCACTCACCAAATGGTGCGTCTTCTTCTTGTGGAGCAGATATACCGCTCCTTTGAAATATGGAAAGGATCCGGCTATCACAAATAA
- a CDS encoding dicarboxylate/amino acid:cation symporter, producing MRLFSYFSQNVLFTIAVIAGVLSGYFQNPTLISGAESVSHIFISLLKLVSLPIIFLSLVSTASSMENVEELKVMGRLVSKYTILTTLIAALSALGLFILINPVLTTPLQGNADPHLESTSYFAYLLKVIPSNAVQPFLENNVIGVLILALLLSLAILTLPDENKKTLSLFFKSCFAAVMKITQWVVKGMPIAIWAFLVLFFRDLNLGLEVASLGLYLTVVISANLFQAFIVLPLILKAKGISPIRTAKAMMPALSLAFFSKSSSAALPLACNCAEVRLRIPRKIASFSLPLCTTINMNGCAAFILSTVLFVSMSSGVQYSMLEMLGWAFVATIAAIGNAGVPMGCYFLSGAILASMNVPLYLLGAILPFYSLIDMLESAINVWSDSCVTALVEKDVLKQGIVMATPSEATAEVAV from the coding sequence ATGCGTTTATTTTCTTATTTTTCACAAAACGTTTTATTTACAATAGCGGTTATTGCCGGGGTTCTTTCGGGATATTTTCAAAATCCCACTTTGATTTCAGGGGCCGAGTCTGTTTCGCATATTTTTATAAGTCTCTTAAAGTTAGTGAGTCTTCCCATCATTTTCCTCTCTTTAGTCTCTACGGCTTCCAGCATGGAAAATGTGGAAGAGTTAAAAGTAATGGGGCGGCTTGTTTCTAAATATACGATATTGACAACACTAATTGCAGCCCTTTCAGCCCTTGGTTTATTCATTCTCATCAATCCCGTTTTAACGACCCCTCTTCAAGGCAATGCGGACCCTCATCTTGAAAGCACCAGCTACTTTGCCTATCTTTTAAAAGTGATTCCATCAAATGCAGTCCAGCCTTTTTTAGAAAACAATGTTATTGGCGTTCTGATTTTAGCTTTACTATTAAGCCTTGCAATTCTGACACTCCCAGATGAAAATAAAAAAACCTTAAGCCTTTTCTTTAAAAGCTGCTTTGCGGCTGTCATGAAAATTACTCAGTGGGTCGTAAAGGGAATGCCTATAGCGATTTGGGCTTTTCTTGTGCTTTTCTTTAGGGATCTTAATCTAGGCCTTGAAGTTGCATCCCTCGGGCTTTATTTGACGGTTGTCATCTCAGCTAACTTATTTCAGGCTTTTATTGTTTTGCCTTTAATTTTAAAAGCTAAAGGGATTTCTCCTATTAGGACTGCCAAAGCGATGATGCCGGCTCTCTCGCTTGCCTTCTTTAGCAAGTCTTCAAGCGCAGCCCTTCCCTTAGCTTGTAATTGCGCGGAAGTCAGGCTTCGGATTCCAAGGAAAATCGCTTCCTTTAGCTTGCCCTTATGCACAACCATTAACATGAATGGATGCGCCGCTTTTATTTTATCCACAGTTCTTTTTGTTTCTATGAGCAGCGGTGTTCAGTACAGCATGCTAGAAATGTTAGGATGGGCGTTTGTTGCAACTATTGCTGCGATTGGCAACGCCGGAGTCCCTATGGGCTGCTATTTTCTTTCAGGCGCTATTTTAGCTTCTATGAATGTACCTCTTTATCTTTTAGGTGCAATCCTTCCTTTCTATAGCTTGATTGATATGCTGGAGAGCGCGATTAATGTTTGGTCTGATTCTTGTGTGACAGCGCTTGTTGAAAAAGATGTTCTTAAACAAGGCATTGTTATGGCAACACCTTCTGAAGCAACTGCTGAAGTAGCGGTCTAA
- the floA gene encoding flotillin-like protein FloA (flotillin-like protein involved in membrane lipid rafts) has protein sequence METYFIFIIVAILLVILLGILGKFISLWFQAFVSGTPIPLTNIIGMSLRKIPPRVIVATRINAYKAGLKQITVEDLETHYLAGGHIKEVVDAMIAADKANISLDWKRATAIDLAGRDVKEAIRTSVNPKVIDCPSHGGFITGVAKNGIQILVRARVTVRTNIAQLVGGATEETIIARVGEGIVSAIGGSDTHFQVLEAPQRISKVVLEKGLDSSTAFMILSIDIVEMVLGENVGAKLRADQAESDMRVARAEAEKRRAMAVAEEQEYKARVKEKEANLIEAESSVPLAMAEAFRKGQLGIMDYQRIQNIQADTDMRQAIAKPTDNISDTHAPH, from the coding sequence ATGGAAACCTATTTTATTTTTATTATCGTTGCCATCCTTTTGGTTATTCTTCTTGGCATTTTGGGAAAATTTATTAGCCTTTGGTTCCAAGCCTTTGTTTCAGGAACACCCATTCCCTTAACTAATATCATTGGGATGAGCCTAAGAAAAATCCCGCCTAGAGTTATTGTCGCGACAAGAATCAACGCTTACAAAGCTGGACTTAAGCAGATCACAGTAGAAGATCTCGAGACACATTATCTAGCAGGCGGCCATATTAAAGAAGTCGTGGACGCTATGATTGCGGCTGATAAAGCCAATATATCATTAGATTGGAAGAGAGCTACTGCAATTGATCTTGCGGGAAGAGATGTCAAAGAAGCGATTAGGACCTCAGTCAACCCGAAAGTTATTGATTGCCCAAGCCATGGCGGTTTTATTACCGGCGTTGCAAAAAATGGAATACAGATCCTTGTGCGGGCTAGGGTTACCGTTAGAACTAACATTGCTCAATTAGTTGGCGGCGCCACCGAAGAGACTATTATCGCAAGAGTCGGCGAAGGTATTGTAAGCGCGATAGGCGGATCGGACACCCATTTTCAGGTTTTAGAAGCCCCTCAAAGAATTTCCAAAGTAGTTCTTGAAAAAGGTTTGGATTCATCGACCGCTTTTATGATCTTGTCGATTGATATCGTAGAAATGGTTTTAGGTGAAAACGTCGGGGCTAAGTTAAGGGCGGATCAGGCCGAATCGGATATGCGTGTCGCAAGAGCTGAAGCTGAAAAAAGAAGGGCCATGGCGGTTGCTGAAGAGCAAGAATATAAAGCTCGAGTCAAAGAAAAAGAGGCTAATTTAATTGAAGCTGAAAGCAGCGTTCCCCTAGCTATGGCGGAAGCTTTTAGAAAAGGCCAACTCGGGATTATGGACTATCAAAGAATACAAAATATTCAAGCCGATACTGATATGAGACAAGCGATCGCAAAGCCTACGGATAATATTTCTGATACTCACGCGCCTCATTAA
- a CDS encoding bifunctional GNAT family N-acetyltransferase/serine/threonine-protein kinase gives MQGSDSLSNSVKQPLFNFLEARFRRDNSESSENSRLSQRSPDTEVNLHKRKFKSVPTSQRFKKSRSTPYIDFNESSYSFKEKVDERFYPLFSKLLVLQTQTNKTDFFCKKISNLLEHYESFNETFDTSSECFSNVFHLALPILLHRNLLIRNGSLKDADIVSRFKKIFPDKSPLSIQSALDNKGDFIREGKSYQVIVLDYVGCRVEKAVGFIFHSISKEKAKILCLEVTQGYAGNDLGTFLLESALNRIRNAGVQKVYTKKYESALIFFQRNGFKETPSSLELDLETKKNSESRIRMKLLRSDRSALERNLIKMKVPRSLWDNVKLSLLRSGSLDHRILSISPNFSVLFDRSSSISKAYLFSTENIIAHGAERDIFKGYDLSREKIRVMKKAVSDREVEIMTSLKKEKTVESLKAVIPLGNTEGNLLVTTHYSGSLGTFVLSNPIGKPKELLKIAFQLFETLRIFHSNRFIDNEKGELPNFHGDIHPFNILFKKTKAGKVKFVLSDFGTSNCLELIGGTTPWRSPAHERYYYEIESVKYSDKEIYETIRGSDVWGLALSFATLISPNKRDIPLNSVNSIFEKVKKGLADKVDKNEVDQEIQVEIDDEIAFFMRLEENPSIVELWKVIHQCLQVKAENQITAESASLAIKAILLKMKA, from the coding sequence ATGCAAGGTTCCGACTCTTTATCTAATTCAGTCAAACAGCCCCTGTTTAATTTTTTAGAGGCAAGATTTAGAAGAGATAATTCTGAGAGTTCTGAAAATAGTAGGCTTTCCCAAAGATCGCCTGATACCGAAGTGAATCTCCATAAAAGAAAATTTAAGTCAGTACCGACTTCTCAAAGATTCAAGAAAAGCCGCTCCACTCCTTATATAGATTTCAATGAGTCCTCCTATTCGTTTAAAGAGAAAGTGGATGAAAGATTTTATCCGCTTTTCAGCAAATTATTAGTATTGCAAACTCAAACCAATAAAACTGACTTTTTTTGCAAAAAAATCTCTAATTTACTTGAACACTACGAGTCCTTTAATGAAACTTTTGATACAAGTTCCGAATGTTTTTCAAATGTTTTTCATTTAGCATTGCCCATTCTCTTACATCGGAACTTGCTGATTCGAAATGGTAGTTTAAAGGATGCCGACATCGTTTCACGATTTAAAAAAATCTTTCCGGATAAATCACCTCTTTCGATTCAATCAGCTCTAGATAATAAGGGCGACTTTATTCGCGAGGGTAAAAGTTATCAAGTAATTGTTCTAGATTATGTGGGGTGCAGAGTTGAAAAGGCAGTCGGCTTTATTTTCCACTCGATCTCTAAAGAAAAAGCGAAAATTCTTTGCCTTGAGGTGACCCAAGGATATGCAGGGAATGATCTTGGCACCTTTCTTTTAGAGTCTGCTCTCAACCGCATCAGAAATGCAGGAGTTCAAAAGGTCTATACAAAAAAATACGAAAGCGCTCTTATTTTTTTCCAAAGAAATGGATTTAAGGAAACTCCGTCTTCCCTAGAATTAGATTTAGAAACTAAAAAAAATTCTGAAAGTAGAATTCGAATGAAACTTTTAAGATCTGACCGCTCAGCGCTTGAAAGAAATCTAATCAAGATGAAGGTGCCAAGATCTTTATGGGATAACGTAAAGCTTTCTCTTTTAAGATCGGGCTCATTAGACCATCGAATCTTATCTATAAGCCCGAATTTTTCGGTTCTTTTCGACCGTTCATCCTCAATAAGTAAAGCTTATCTTTTTTCTACTGAAAATATAATAGCGCATGGAGCTGAAAGGGATATTTTCAAAGGGTACGATTTGAGCAGAGAAAAAATAAGGGTCATGAAAAAAGCGGTATCGGATAGAGAAGTTGAAATCATGACCTCGCTAAAGAAAGAAAAAACGGTAGAATCCTTAAAAGCAGTTATTCCCTTGGGTAATACAGAGGGAAACCTATTGGTAACAACACACTATAGCGGGTCATTAGGAACTTTTGTTCTTTCAAATCCAATCGGTAAACCAAAAGAGTTGCTGAAGATCGCCTTTCAATTATTTGAGACCTTAAGAATCTTTCATTCAAATCGTTTTATAGACAACGAGAAAGGGGAACTCCCCAATTTTCACGGAGACATCCACCCTTTTAACATCCTATTTAAAAAGACAAAAGCTGGAAAAGTCAAGTTTGTCTTAAGTGATTTTGGAACCTCAAACTGCCTGGAATTGATAGGGGGTACGACTCCCTGGAGGTCACCTGCCCATGAGCGGTATTACTATGAAATTGAATCCGTAAAATATTCAGATAAAGAAATCTATGAAACTATTAGAGGCAGCGATGTCTGGGGTCTTGCTTTGTCTTTTGCTACCTTAATTTCGCCAAATAAAAGGGATATTCCCTTAAATTCTGTAAATTCAATTTTTGAAAAAGTTAAAAAAGGATTAGCGGATAAAGTTGATAAGAATGAGGTAGACCAAGAAATTCAAGTAGAGATCGATGATGAGATCGCTTTTTTTATGCGTTTGGAGGAAAATCCATCTATCGTAGAGCTTTGGAAGGTGATTCATCAGTGCTTGCAAGTTAAGGCTGAAAATCAGATCACTGCCGAGTCAGCAAGTTTAGCAATAAAAGCGATACTCTTAAAAATGAAGGCTTAA
- a CDS encoding PIN/TRAM domain-containing protein: protein MDISISFIRSAFAFLAVILAINFTSVLFKDNSLVLNLLMGSAGGLFLAIILISSEKYVKKFNLRTFNTLIIGLFLGFLLAKAVSLILENMTSFAPFSYGGDVKNLIQAVIYLFCVFVAVIMTARAAEEAYVCIPFVKFSPHSLQKKDLLLDNAILQDARLIDVAASGLLDHHLVLPRYILAELYAQLEKGDESAKARSKRALEVVKKLESIPTLGLRYSSTDFPEIKDPLEKLIKLARFLDANLLTSDISQIQQSNVEDIRVIKFQNLCNALKPLSQSGEYINIKIQRYGKEPRQGVGYLDDGTMVVVNGGAEFIGEVIKAQVLSVKHTSSGRMIFSNASQENLYGDEELSLDEEGLETHPHPKNYFAV from the coding sequence ATGGATATTTCGATCTCTTTTATTCGAAGCGCATTTGCTTTTCTAGCAGTGATTTTAGCGATTAATTTTACAAGTGTGCTTTTTAAGGATAATTCTTTAGTTTTAAATTTATTGATGGGATCAGCCGGGGGGTTATTTTTAGCAATCATCCTCATCTCATCAGAAAAGTATGTGAAAAAGTTTAATTTAAGAACTTTCAACACTCTGATCATAGGCCTTTTTTTAGGTTTTCTACTGGCAAAAGCTGTTTCTTTAATATTAGAAAATATGACCTCATTTGCTCCTTTTTCTTACGGAGGAGATGTAAAAAATCTAATTCAAGCCGTAATTTATCTTTTTTGTGTTTTTGTGGCGGTCATTATGACTGCAAGAGCTGCAGAAGAAGCCTATGTTTGCATCCCATTTGTTAAATTTAGCCCTCATAGTTTGCAAAAAAAAGACTTATTGCTGGACAACGCCATTTTACAAGACGCGAGGTTAATAGATGTTGCAGCCTCAGGTTTATTAGACCACCACCTTGTTCTTCCAAGATATATTCTCGCTGAACTTTATGCTCAGCTCGAAAAAGGGGACGAATCTGCAAAAGCAAGATCAAAAAGAGCTTTAGAAGTCGTTAAAAAGCTTGAAAGCATCCCGACTTTAGGGCTTCGGTACAGCAGTACGGATTTCCCTGAAATCAAAGACCCTCTTGAGAAATTAATTAAACTTGCTCGTTTTCTCGATGCTAACCTTTTAACCTCAGATATCAGCCAAATCCAGCAATCCAATGTCGAAGATATTAGAGTTATTAAATTTCAAAATCTTTGCAATGCCTTAAAGCCCCTTTCTCAATCGGGGGAATATATTAATATTAAAATACAGAGATACGGAAAAGAGCCAAGGCAAGGGGTCGGTTATTTAGATGATGGCACAATGGTGGTTGTAAATGGCGGAGCCGAGTTTATAGGTGAAGTGATTAAAGCCCAGGTTTTATCTGTAAAGCATACTTCTTCCGGAAGAATGATCTTTAGCAATGCCTCGCAGGAAAATTTATACGGAGATGAAGAACTTTCCCTAGACGAAGAAGGTTTAGAAACGCATCCGCATCCCAAAAATTACTTTGCGGTGTAG
- the smpB gene encoding SsrA-binding protein SmpB — protein sequence MKKNASSEIVKNRKAFHDYEILESFEAGLVLSGTEIKSIRNNGASLQEAYVQPLKGELWLIGSHIAPYSHGNIHNHEERRDRKLLMHRREILKLKQAAQEKGLTLIPLALYFKKGVVKLSLGLCKGKKNFDKRESIKERDEKRRMDAAKKMHE from the coding sequence ATGAAAAAAAACGCTTCTTCTGAAATTGTTAAAAACCGTAAGGCCTTTCATGATTATGAAATCTTAGAGAGCTTTGAAGCGGGCCTCGTTTTATCCGGAACTGAAATTAAATCCATTCGTAATAATGGAGCAAGCCTTCAAGAAGCCTATGTCCAACCTTTAAAAGGCGAGCTTTGGCTTATTGGCTCGCACATTGCCCCTTATTCTCACGGTAATATCCACAACCACGAGGAGAGACGGGACAGGAAATTGCTGATGCATAGAAGGGAAATTTTAAAGCTTAAGCAAGCTGCCCAAGAAAAAGGGCTGACTCTTATCCCCCTTGCTTTATATTTTAAAAAAGGGGTCGTTAAGCTAAGTTTAGGCCTTTGTAAAGGCAAAAAAAACTTTGACAAACGAGAATCGATTAAAGAGCGGGACGAAAAAAGACGGATGGATGCAGCCAAAAAAATGCATGAATAA
- a CDS encoding NfeD family protein, with the protein MPLMPIVFLVLGLFSIFIEFFLPGGIFAVIGALLVLGSIIAFAALAESLWFSLIFLIFAALSVYIVIKLALSCIRKGFLSTSIYSEDNQEGYVASSWNQSLVGKEGIVLTELRPGGHVRIEKESFTAISKSRFIEKGEEIVVVGGEGETLFVIPKRPEKES; encoded by the coding sequence ATGCCTTTGATGCCGATTGTGTTTTTAGTTCTCGGGTTATTTTCTATTTTTATCGAGTTTTTTTTACCCGGTGGAATTTTTGCGGTTATTGGGGCTCTTTTAGTTCTCGGAAGCATTATTGCTTTTGCAGCTTTAGCTGAATCCTTATGGTTCAGTCTCATTTTTTTAATTTTTGCCGCCCTGTCTGTATATATAGTTATAAAGTTAGCTCTTTCTTGCATTCGAAAAGGGTTTTTAAGCACTTCTATTTATTCGGAAGACAATCAGGAAGGGTATGTAGCTTCATCTTGGAATCAGAGCCTCGTTGGAAAAGAAGGCATTGTTTTAACTGAGCTAAGGCCGGGCGGTCATGTCAGAATCGAAAAAGAATCATTTACAGCTATTTCCAAGAGTCGTTTTATTGAAAAAGGCGAAGAGATAGTCGTGGTTGGAGGCGAGGGTGAAACGCTTTTTGTCATCCCGAAGAGGCCTGAAAAAGAAAGTTAA
- a CDS encoding YggS family pyridoxal phosphate-dependent enzyme, translating to MKNEKEGYLEILSIIENAAIKCHRDPKEVKIVAVSKTYPWKEVSFCYEEGCRLFGESRVQEALVKQEEAPKDIEWHFIGTLQKNKVRKIINKFSLLHSVNSLELAEKISEVSLEENTVTKILLQINTSYEPTKHGFLTEQFESFISKIVLLKGVEVQGLMTMAPLTKDEKTIRSCFQNLRKIQTKFSSKDLPLKELSMGMSEDYKIAIEEGATLLRLGTILFGKRNYQGNIIIK from the coding sequence ATGAAAAATGAAAAGGAAGGGTATCTCGAAATCTTATCTATCATTGAAAATGCGGCCATAAAGTGTCATAGAGATCCAAAAGAAGTTAAAATTGTCGCCGTTTCCAAAACCTACCCATGGAAAGAAGTCTCATTTTGCTATGAGGAAGGGTGCCGCTTATTTGGCGAAAGCCGCGTTCAAGAAGCCCTTGTAAAACAAGAAGAAGCTCCCAAAGATATTGAATGGCATTTTATTGGAACTTTGCAGAAAAATAAAGTTCGAAAAATCATTAATAAGTTTTCTTTACTCCACTCTGTAAACTCTCTTGAGCTTGCCGAAAAAATATCCGAGGTTAGCCTTGAAGAGAATACCGTGACAAAAATTTTACTTCAAATTAATACCTCTTATGAGCCGACAAAACATGGATTTTTAACCGAGCAATTTGAGTCATTTATTTCAAAAATTGTCTTGTTAAAGGGGGTTGAGGTTCAAGGTCTTATGACCATGGCTCCTTTAACCAAGGATGAAAAAACCATCCGTTCTTGTTTTCAAAATCTAAGAAAGATCCAAACTAAATTTTCAAGCAAAGATTTACCGTTAAAGGAACTTTCTATGGGGATGAGTGAAGATTATAAAATTGCTATAGAAGAAGGGGCCACTCTTTTACGTTTAGGTACAATTTTATTTGGAAAAAGAAATTACCAAGGAAATATAATTATTAAATAG